The Cytobacillus sp. NJ13 sequence ATATTTTCTCAATGTCTTGAAAAATGACGATGTTGCCTATCCAAGCACATGGGATGGGTCCATTACAGACTCAACCACCTCACCTTTTTCGGATAGATTAATGATGTTTCTGATCGCCAGCATAACTGCGGTCGGCGTAATGGACTTTGGCATAGCCATCGGTGCGAGCATTAGAAAAGACCTGGCTATTCAGTATGCTAAAATGATGATTAAAATCGGTGATTTTGCAGATGATGGAGCAAAAATTATGATTGACAACGGCTGGCTGGAAAAGCCGCCTCAATCACTTGATAGAGAAGAGCTCAGGAGTAAATAACTGAAGCACCTTTTTGTGGGTGCTTTATTTTTTTATTATGAATGCAGACCAAAATTTGGGGTATAGATTACTAGCTTAGAATAATTAAAAGGAGATGAACAGATATGCTTAAATGGATGCTTGCTTTTACCGCCTGCATACTGATGACAGCTTGCAGTGCAGAGGAAGAAGCAGAGAATGATTCAACTAATAGCCAGGAATATAACGAAGCTACGAATACAGAAGGTGAAGAAAAGCCACTCTCAGTTACTGAATTGGATGATCGTATTGATGAGGGAATGAATATTGATACTTACTCGGCCGAAGTACAATCTTGGGCGGAAAAAGGGCAGCTTGAAATGGAAGAAACAGTTATCGCAGAAGATGAAAACACCTCATCTGCTGATATCCTGCAGCTTGCGGATGGATTTCTAGGAGTAGCTTATGATGAAAAAGAGGTAACAGAAGTTAAAATGTTCCAGTCAGCAGACCATGCAAAAGAATATTTTGAATCACTATAACTGAAAAAGCACTGGGACTTGACGATCAAAATTATAAACTTTCTAATCTAACTGATATTAGACCTTCCGGACGGAAGGTCTAATTTTATTCTGGACTATTAACCATAATGGCCGCCACCTGCATTAGTCGATCATAGAATAGAGCAGATGCAGGGTTTTGATCCAGCCCCGTTTCCTTAAAGGCCTCTTTCATGCAGGCAAGCCATCTTTGTGCTCTTAAAGGTGTAATCTCAAATGGCAGATGCCTTTGTTTCATGGCAGGCGGGCCAAACTCCTGGCTGTATAGAGGCGGTCCTCCAAGAAATTGTGTAAGAAACATCCTCTGTTTTCGCTTAATGTCCTCTATATCACCTTCAAAAAGGGGACTTAATACGGGATCTGCATAAACACGGGGATAAAACGCCTCCACTAGCTTTTCAATGGTCTCAGTTCCGCCTATTTCTTCAAAAAGTGTCTTAAAATCATGCACGATTCTTCACCTGCTTGAATTACATTTTTTTCATTCTCATTATATAGAAGTTATATTAACTTAAATGTGATTTAAATCACAGTATGATTATTGGCGAAACTTTTTTCAGTTGTGAACGTAAATTAAAGAAAGAAATCGAAAGGGTGAGAATATGGGGAAAAAAGGCTGTATTAAATGCGGCAGCAGTGATGCCGGCCAAAAAGAAGTTGCCATGACTGGTACGGGACTTTCCAAAATGTTTGATATTCAGCATAACCGTTTTCTGGTAGTTTACTGTAAAAACTGCGGATACTCAGAATTTTATAATAAAAACTCTTCCACTGCAGGAAACGTACTCGATTTTTTCTTCGGCGGATAAAAGTAACTGATCATGCATTGCCCAACATGGGGCAATGTTTTTCTTTTTTTAAGCAATAAATTTTGTTAACTGAAACGAATGTGAGAAAATTATCCAGTACCCTAATTGATAAAAAGAGGTGAAAGAATGAAAAATTTACAATCTGCTGCATCATTACATAACGGTGTCAAAATGCCATGGCTGGGACTGGGTGTTTTCAAGGTACAGGACGGAGAGGAAGTTGTCCAGTCTGTTAAATCAGCCCTTAAAGCAGGATATAAAAGCATTGATACGGCGGCAGTCTATCAGAATGAAGAAGGTGTAGGCCAGGCAATCAAGGAAGCGGGCATACCTCGTAAAGAACTTTTTATTACCACAAAAGTTTGGAATTCTGACCAGGGCTATGTTTCTGCAATCAATGCATTTGAAACCAGCCTTGAAAAGCTGGGTCTTGATTATATTGACCTTTACCTGATCCATTGGCCTGTGAAAGGGAAATATAAAGAAACATGGAAAGCTCTTGAAACTCTTTATAAAGAAAAGAGAGTAAAGGCAATTGGTGTGAGCAACTTCCAGATCCACCACCTTGAAGATCTGATGCAGGATGCTGAAATTACCCCCATGGTTAACCAGGTAGAGCTTCATCCTTTGCTGAACCAGGCTGAGCTTAGGGACTTCTGCAAGGAGCAGGACATTCAAATAGAAGCATGGTCACCACTGGGACAGGGAGAGCTTCTTGAAAACGCAGCATTGAAGGAAATTGCCCAAAAGTACAGCAAATCGGTTGCACAAGTTATCTTAAGATGGGATCTTCAGAACGAAATTGTTACAATACCCAAGTCAGTAAAAGAACATCGCATCATTGAAAATGCTGATGTATTTGACTTTGAGCTTTCTTCAGAAGATATGGACAAAATCAGCAGCTTAAATGAAAATAGACGAGTAGGTCCGGACCCTGACAACTTCGATTTCTAAATAATGCAGCAAACCGGCAGGCAATAAGCCTGCCGGTTTGCTTTTACTCCTCAAAATAATCCCGAAATTCTTCTGTAGCCGTTTCGCCTTCATTCTTAAAGTAAGGATTATCTTCAGTCGAATTTTCCGGATCAAGATTTGTCTTTATCACAAGTGTTGGCCCCGAAGTATGCCCGGCAATCAATCGATCATCCAGTTCTTCGAAATCCGGCAGCTTTTTGCTTCCTGGTTTTATTGGATCCATGGCTGCACCTCCCAATCAATAGCGTGCAATGAGCAGGCGGAATTTATTCACACACGATGCTTAAGCACTAAAGAATGTTTGCACAGAGGGAAAAAAGGATATTAGGGAAGAAAACATTCTTTGGTACATAAGCCCACCCTGTTTTGATGGAGGAAGAAACAATGAGTATTTTCGAGAATATTTTGGATATCTTGGAGAAAAAGGGGGCTATATCCATCCCTTCCTTGCTTGACGAAATGAATAGACTAAGTAACTTTCAGAATGCCAACCGGAAACCGCTTGAATTATCACATGTAAAATCTGTCATAAGCAGAAAAAGAGAAATTTTCCATATAAAAAATAATATTGTCACGATTGACCCTGATAAAGACCCCATCCTTTTGAGTATCAGCCTCGGCGGTTATCCCGGGCCATGGTACAAAATTGAAGTGGACTTTATCAACGGGCGATTTGTATATTTTGAATGGCATTTAAGTTCGTTCTCACCTAGAAATGAACTGCCTGCAGCATCAGGCAGCATTGATGAATTCAAGAAAGAATTATATCGGCTGAAAATTTGGAAGTGGCAGAAGGAATACCAAAACCCAGGAATCATATTGGATAGTGTGACATGGTCCATAAAGCTGATTACAAAGGAAAATATTTTTGAGAGTCAGGGGATTCAGGCATTCCCTAAAGGCTGGGAAAAGTTTTGCAGGGCACTTTCAAAGCTGACAGGAAAATATATCTGCTAAAAAGCTGCTGCTAAGGAAATAGCTGCGGCTTTTTTAGCGTTCTGAAATCACCTTAAGGACAAAACTCTTATCTTCCTCATCAATGAAAAGGCAATATTCTTCTTCCTCCGTTATATCAAGCAGATGCTGAAGTTCCTTTGGGATATGGATAGAGCCATTTTCAGAAATAAGTCTTTTATTATGAGTTGAATCCAAATTGGCCTTCTCAATAATTATTTGATCCTGGTCGAAGCGAAGATCAGCCAGTTTTCCCGGCAAAAGCCCAAATTGGCTGCGCCACTTGCTGGGGAGAAGAATTTTACCAGTTTTATTGAAATTTTTGCATTTATACATTGTTAACATGCTGATCAGCTCCTTATATGCTTGTTAATCTATTACACACATCGGAACTTTCAAAACACATATTTTAAGCAATTTTAAAATATCTGCCGTTCAACCGGAAAGAATGAATAAATTTCCTTTAAATACAAAACCTTAAAAAAAAGGTGGAGTAAGATGAAAAAGAAGCTATATTTGGTGCTTATAATTCTCCTTTCCTGGCTGACTGTTCCGTTCATAGGCAAAAGGGATTTTAAACGTTTTTATCCAGCAGCCATTTTTATGTGCCTTTATGTTCTGATAGAAGGGTTTATCGCTGAAAAAAACAAATGGTGGACTATTAAGGAAAGACTTCATCCAAAGCTCAGTGGAGAACTGCCAATGATATTAGGGCCTTTTTTTGCAGGATCTATATGGATATTAAAATTAGCTTATGGAAGGCCCTTGCTGTATTTCCTTTTGAATGCAGTTGTTGATGCCTTTTTCGCCTACCCTTTTTATACTTGGTTCAAAAAGATCGGGATTTGGAAGCTTCTCCGTTTTTCACAGCTGAAGCTATTTATGCTGTTCTTGATGAAATCAATATTTATGTATGTTTTCCATATGGTATTTGTGGATAAAAAAATGCTATCGGCGGCAGTTGGCGGATTCAGGAATTATTTTAATAAGTCCCGAATAAATGGGAGAGAGGAGAGAGGATAATGGAAAAAAGAGACATGTCCTGTACAGATGATAAAGATATTCTCCATCATCTAATGGAAGAACAAATTGCTTATATCTGTGTAGAGGAAGAAGAAGAACGGATGAAGGAAGAAACAATGAATAACGGGAATAACGATTAAGATCTTTTACTGAAAGAGGTATAAAATGAAAAAAATAATTATCAGCCTTATGGTTTTGATTGCTTTATCAGAATACATTCCCATTCGGGCATTGTCCGTAGAAGCGCATGCTGAGAGACCAGAGCCAGCATATGCTAAATGGGGCAGACTTGCAATGGAAACAGCAAAAAAGAAATACCCTAAAGCTAAAATTCTTGACTACTTGCATATCGGCAGAGAAAAGAGACAAACGACAGAGATCGAAAAGTTCAAGCTATGGGTAGAGGATGAGGGCAAAGAATTCGGTTTATACATTGATATTGAATTTGATTCCAAAACTGACAGAGTAATCAGGATCAATACGCGAAGATCAGCTAATTAACTTGATCGGAATAAAACCAGGGACTTTATCATATTGAAGTCCCCGGTTCCTTATTTCTCAAATTCAAAATTTGAATAGCAATCAATCGCGAAGTCTGCATATGGGTTGGGATTGCGGAACGCACAGGTACTGATGCCGATCTGTCTGGCAGGCATTAAATCTGTATCCTGGTCACCAATAGCCAGATCAATATGATAACGCCGATGAAGATATTCATAGGATTCCGGATGCGGCTTTAAACAGAACCCATCAAATTCAGGGCAGATAACTTCTTCAAAATAGGAAGTGAGTTTCCAATACTCAAGCAGCTCCTCCGTGGATTGCCGGTTCCGATGGGTTACCAGCACGTTTACATTATTTTGCTCTAATATATTCCTTACATGTGGAAATAATGGCTTCTCATCATGCTTAAAAGTTGCTTCCATTTGACGAAAATCAGCAATTTTTTCCGGAGAAACATTAAATTTCTGATATGCTGTCCCGTTTTTAAGGGGCGTAAGAACTTCTTGTGGATCCAGCTCTTTGCCGGATATGCGAATAAAAGACTGAACCAAAGTAGGCCATGTATCAAGAATTGTGCCATCTAAATCCCAGAGAACATTCATAAAAATCTCCCTCCTTGCTATGCTATGTAACCATTGTAAAGGTTTTAAAAAGGAATAGGCAAATACCCGGCAAATTTTGCCGGGTATTTTTACTATCTTAATACATTAAAATATCTTGCTTCCGGATGGGCAAAAACCATTGCAGATACAGAGGCTTCCGGCTCCATCATACATTCTTCTGTAAGCTTAACTCCGATATCTTCAGGCTGTATAAGTTTAAATAGCTTTTTCTGATCCTCAAGCTCTGGGCATGCAGGATATCCATAAGAAAAGCGCTGTCCCTGGTATTTCGCCGCAAAACGGTCTTTCATAGTCATTTCAACTGGATCAGGGAATCCCCAGCGATCCCGAATCTGACGATGGATCAGCTCGGCAAGCCCTTCAGCTGTCTCCAAAGCCAGCGACTGCAGGGCGTGGCTTTCCAAAAATCTGCCTTCGGCTTTTAAACTGTCTGCTATACCGCGTATTCCTTTCCCGGCTGTCACAGTAAAGAAGGAAACATAATCCATTTGACCGCTTTCTTTTGATTTAAGAAAGTCTGCCAGACATAGAAATGGCTCCGTTTCCTGGCGAGGGAACTCAAACGTTTCAATGACCGTTTTTTCATCTTCATCATAGATATACACCTTATCGCCATCTGACTGGGCAGGGAAGAATTGATAAACTGCTTTTGGTTCAATCCAGTTTTTCTCTTTTGCTTCAGCAATCAGTTCATCAACCATTGTGTTAATCTTAATTGCTTTTTCATCTTTTTCTGCGAGCAGCTTTTGCAGGTTTCCTTTTAAGCCAAGGTGATGGCCAATCAGCATTTGCTTATTTATATACGGCTCGACATGTGAGAGGGAATATGTTTTCAGCAGATGCCGCTTTAAGTCTTTTGGAACAAATACCGGCACTTTTGTGCTGACTGTTGGTTTAGGCTTTACTGCAACTGCAACCGATCCGCGGTCAAATGGGACTGCATTCAGCACGGCTGCCTGTTTTTCTGCCTGCTGAATCCGCAGTTTCTCCGCTTCTTCGGGCTCCTGAAGCTGATTGGCTAGAGAAAGTCCATTCATGGCATCCTTGGCATATAGCACGAGTCCATCATATTCCTTGGAGATCTTAGTATCTGTAAACTTTCTCGACAGTGCAGCGCCGCCTACTAATATCGGAATATCGATTCCTGCCTGTTTCATGTCATGTGCCGTAATGACCATCTGCTGTGCGGATTTTACAAGCAGACCTGAAAGGCCGACCATATCCGGATTCTCACGCCTGATTTTTTCAATCAGTTCAGCAGGGGAGACCTTGATACCCAGGTCTATTACTTCATATCCATTATTGCTTAAAATAATATCCACAAGATTTTTCCCTATATCATGGACATCACCTTTAACGGTTGCGAGGATGATTTTCCCCTTGGATGAAGATTGTGCAGCATCTTTTTCCATATAAGGTTCGAGATGAGCAACAGATGCTTTCATAACTTCCGCACTTTGAAGGACTTCTGCAACAATCAGCTGGTTATCATTGAACAATCTTCCTACTTCCTTCATTCCATTCATTAAAGGCCCATTAATGATATCAAGAGGAGCAGGGTATGCTTGGAGG is a genomic window containing:
- a CDS encoding aldo/keto reductase — translated: MKNLQSAASLHNGVKMPWLGLGVFKVQDGEEVVQSVKSALKAGYKSIDTAAVYQNEEGVGQAIKEAGIPRKELFITTKVWNSDQGYVSAINAFETSLEKLGLDYIDLYLIHWPVKGKYKETWKALETLYKEKRVKAIGVSNFQIHHLEDLMQDAEITPMVNQVELHPLLNQAELRDFCKEQDIQIEAWSPLGQGELLENAALKEIAQKYSKSVAQVILRWDLQNEIVTIPKSVKEHRIIENADVFDFELSSEDMDKISSLNENRRVGPDPDNFDF
- a CDS encoding HAD hydrolase-like protein — translated: MNVLWDLDGTILDTWPTLVQSFIRISGKELDPQEVLTPLKNGTAYQKFNVSPEKIADFRQMEATFKHDEKPLFPHVRNILEQNNVNVLVTHRNRQSTEELLEYWKLTSYFEEVICPEFDGFCLKPHPESYEYLHRRYHIDLAIGDQDTDLMPARQIGISTCAFRNPNPYADFAIDCYSNFEFEK
- a CDS encoding DUF3889 domain-containing protein, producing MKKIIISLMVLIALSEYIPIRALSVEAHAERPEPAYAKWGRLAMETAKKKYPKAKILDYLHIGREKRQTTEIEKFKLWVEDEGKEFGLYIDIEFDSKTDRVIRINTRRSAN
- a CDS encoding zinc ribbon domain-containing protein; amino-acid sequence: MGKKGCIKCGSSDAGQKEVAMTGTGLSKMFDIQHNRFLVVYCKNCGYSEFYNKNSSTAGNVLDFFFGG
- a CDS encoding globin; translation: MVHDFKTLFEEIGGTETIEKLVEAFYPRVYADPVLSPLFEGDIEDIKRKQRMFLTQFLGGPPLYSQEFGPPAMKQRHLPFEITPLRAQRWLACMKEAFKETGLDQNPASALFYDRLMQVAAIMVNSPE